A window from Actinomycetospora corticicola encodes these proteins:
- a CDS encoding trypsin-like peptidase domain-containing protein — MEQHGAVARVCTADGVAVGAGVLLTPSLLATCAHVVATALGHDAVADEAPDDGVRIDLPFLPGTPSRSGRIRRWAPPTADGGGDIALLDLDAPAPAVVVPEWTRPRPWGTAFRVVGFPVGREDGVWAEGRLRAVQGSGWLQLAVDDGSTIGPGFSGAPVLDATTGTVLGLAVTDDRLSRGRTAYALTADDVLPLAPEVLANPFPGARAFTAEDHDLFVGREEETARCREVLAEHGVVVIAAGSGQGATSLLQAGLRAAAPDVVIADRLDLHPDPAAWLREQTRPVVGTARADRWQRIAGDPALQAVTVTIDGLDRERLRRAVLEPAASRPGPTVDAATAARLVDDAADAPGGLALLQRLLHRSVEDGTPPGDVGAAAVAVADAAWADLDEANRAVARPLLLGLVRAHDDGFGPGELPLDGLDDARHAVLETLAAARVVTIGRGGRPVAEPAHRALVDRWSPLADQLAADGPFLRWHDEARARARTWRRDPTVVLRAEALEQAEEHVENRAADVDGTVHALVAASRDRRARERRRRLVLIAVLLVLVLTTGLLTVSVSRVRLAAARATHNAETLGALSLAALPGDPSSGTQLALAAYRSDPSDVTARNALARAYVERRLTTSTMPVAGADDPAAVLVPDPEAEDTMVVAPGSALFVYRLYSPTPVFETVPGRDADTRPVSVSDGGRFVVLRTDTGAVRVWDRNTTTPPRFVPGSAVASVVATPDGTHLLATGPDGSGTLVSRVDLEALTSTVVARLPEAGDTAAPTADPTRLLITTPDGARTVRDATTGAVVGAVPTDAGVGLQGTVTVRCDTDPDETVVVADTATGAVRTRVPTGPHGCAGRPAMITAEGAHLVWLEGAPGTSATQPIQVVDLPDGRRRAAWVPSASAVMPPSAAVGIPVNPRFDIRHGQGELIDHGQVDGLNLLDSPTFRAPSATPPPVLKGPVDAIAVVPDATGATAFDAFGPRALGRLDAPPGGWSSVLVSPTAGSFLAVDRAPTGPRIDEYDLPRFRPLGSYPLPPSHDPPVVLARGGDDLVDRADGALTWFSATSHRPLAPPVPVGTGAAAASPDASQVAVREPGAIGLFSPGGIVASFPTTGAAGGMLLEANRLLSVDDPGDLVARAVPSGAVTARVPVPTGTGAVLGVDGADRPVTWDATLFRLAIWDVAAGRQVADVPLPPGVAPRPVAGGRIELDEGDVAFSIPTDADLWRVRLCQTQNRDFSATERTELPSGTSEVRPCSLADE, encoded by the coding sequence GTGGAGCAGCACGGTGCCGTGGCGCGGGTCTGCACGGCCGACGGGGTGGCGGTGGGCGCGGGCGTCCTGCTGACGCCGTCACTGCTCGCCACCTGCGCCCACGTCGTCGCCACCGCGCTCGGGCACGACGCGGTGGCCGACGAGGCCCCCGACGACGGGGTCCGGATCGACCTCCCGTTCCTGCCTGGCACGCCCTCCCGCAGCGGCCGAATCCGCCGGTGGGCACCGCCGACGGCCGACGGCGGCGGGGACATCGCGCTGCTCGACCTCGACGCACCGGCCCCCGCCGTCGTCGTGCCGGAGTGGACGCGACCGCGCCCCTGGGGCACGGCGTTCCGGGTGGTCGGCTTCCCGGTCGGCCGGGAGGACGGCGTGTGGGCCGAGGGGCGGCTACGCGCGGTCCAAGGCAGCGGCTGGCTCCAGCTCGCCGTCGACGACGGATCCACGATCGGCCCGGGCTTCAGCGGCGCGCCCGTCCTCGACGCCACGACCGGCACGGTGCTCGGGCTCGCGGTCACCGACGACCGCCTCTCGCGCGGCCGCACGGCCTACGCCCTGACCGCCGACGACGTCCTCCCCCTCGCCCCCGAGGTCCTCGCCAACCCCTTCCCGGGTGCGCGGGCGTTCACCGCGGAGGACCACGATCTGTTCGTCGGCCGGGAGGAGGAGACGGCCCGCTGCCGGGAGGTCCTCGCCGAGCACGGCGTCGTCGTCATCGCCGCCGGCTCCGGGCAGGGCGCCACCTCCCTGCTGCAGGCCGGGCTCCGGGCCGCCGCACCCGACGTCGTGATCGCCGACCGCCTCGACCTCCACCCCGACCCGGCCGCCTGGCTGCGCGAGCAGACCCGACCCGTCGTCGGGACCGCCCGGGCGGACCGCTGGCAGCGGATCGCCGGAGACCCCGCGCTGCAGGCCGTCACCGTGACGATCGACGGCCTCGACCGGGAGCGTCTGCGCCGGGCCGTCCTCGAACCGGCGGCGAGCCGCCCGGGTCCGACGGTCGACGCCGCGACGGCCGCCCGCCTCGTCGACGACGCCGCCGACGCTCCCGGCGGGCTCGCGCTGCTGCAACGGCTGCTGCACCGCAGCGTCGAGGACGGGACGCCGCCGGGGGACGTCGGCGCCGCTGCGGTCGCGGTCGCCGACGCCGCCTGGGCGGACCTCGACGAGGCGAACCGTGCGGTCGCCCGGCCCCTGCTCCTCGGGCTGGTGCGCGCGCACGACGACGGGTTCGGCCCCGGCGAGCTGCCCCTTGACGGCCTCGACGACGCCCGACACGCGGTGCTCGAGACGCTGGCCGCGGCGCGCGTCGTGACGATCGGCCGCGGCGGACGCCCCGTCGCCGAGCCGGCGCACCGGGCCCTCGTCGACCGGTGGTCGCCGCTCGCGGACCAGCTCGCCGCCGACGGCCCCTTCCTGCGCTGGCACGACGAGGCGCGGGCCCGGGCACGGACCTGGCGCCGCGACCCGACGGTGGTCCTGCGCGCCGAGGCACTCGAGCAGGCCGAGGAACACGTCGAGAACCGCGCCGCCGACGTGGACGGGACGGTCCACGCACTGGTCGCGGCGAGCCGGGACCGCCGCGCGCGCGAGCGCCGGCGACGCCTCGTCCTCATCGCGGTCCTGCTCGTCCTCGTCCTGACGACGGGGCTCCTCACCGTGTCCGTCTCGCGTGTCCGACTGGCCGCCGCCCGCGCGACGCACAACGCCGAGACCCTCGGCGCACTCTCGCTGGCCGCCCTGCCGGGCGACCCGTCGTCGGGAACGCAGCTCGCCCTCGCCGCGTACCGCAGCGACCCGAGCGACGTGACGGCGCGGAACGCGCTGGCCAGGGCCTACGTCGAGCGGCGGCTGACCACCTCGACGATGCCGGTCGCCGGCGCGGACGATCCCGCGGCCGTCCTCGTGCCCGACCCGGAGGCCGAGGACACCATGGTCGTCGCCCCCGGCTCGGCGCTGTTCGTCTACCGGCTCTACAGCCCCACCCCGGTCTTCGAGACGGTCCCCGGCCGGGACGCCGACACCCGGCCGGTCTCGGTCAGCGACGGCGGCCGCTTCGTCGTGCTCCGCACCGACACCGGGGCAGTCCGGGTGTGGGACCGCAATACCACCACTCCTCCCCGGTTCGTCCCCGGCTCGGCCGTCGCCTCCGTCGTCGCGACGCCGGACGGCACCCACCTGCTCGCCACAGGACCCGACGGCTCCGGCACCCTCGTCTCGCGGGTCGACCTGGAGGCCCTCACGTCGACGGTGGTGGCCCGGCTGCCGGAGGCCGGGGACACCGCGGCGCCGACGGCCGACCCGACGCGGCTGCTGATCACGACCCCCGACGGTGCCCGCACCGTGCGCGACGCGACGACGGGCGCGGTGGTCGGCGCCGTCCCGACCGACGCCGGCGTCGGGCTGCAGGGCACCGTCACCGTCCGGTGCGACACCGACCCCGACGAGACCGTGGTCGTCGCCGACACCGCCACGGGCGCCGTGCGCACGCGGGTCCCGACCGGCCCGCACGGCTGCGCCGGCCGCCCCGCGATGATCACCGCGGAGGGCGCCCACCTCGTGTGGCTCGAGGGCGCGCCGGGGACGTCGGCGACCCAGCCGATCCAGGTCGTCGACCTCCCCGACGGGCGCCGTCGGGCCGCCTGGGTCCCGAGCGCGTCGGCCGTCATGCCCCCGTCCGCCGCCGTCGGCATCCCCGTCAACCCGCGGTTCGACATCCGCCACGGGCAGGGCGAGCTCATCGACCACGGGCAGGTCGACGGGCTGAACCTGCTCGACTCCCCCACCTTCCGGGCGCCCTCGGCCACTCCACCGCCGGTGCTGAAGGGGCCGGTCGACGCCATCGCGGTGGTGCCGGACGCGACCGGTGCGACCGCCTTCGACGCCTTCGGCCCGAGGGCGCTCGGCCGCCTCGACGCGCCTCCCGGGGGGTGGTCGTCCGTGCTCGTCTCGCCGACTGCGGGGTCGTTCCTCGCAGTCGACCGCGCCCCCACCGGGCCGCGCATCGACGAGTACGACCTGCCCCGGTTCCGCCCTCTGGGCTCCTATCCCCTCCCGCCGTCGCACGATCCTCCGGTGGTCCTCGCCCGCGGCGGCGACGACCTCGTCGACCGCGCCGACGGGGCGCTGACCTGGTTCTCGGCGACCTCGCACCGCCCGCTCGCCCCGCCCGTGCCGGTCGGCACGGGCGCTGCGGCGGCCTCCCCGGACGCGTCGCAGGTCGCCGTCCGCGAGCCCGGCGCTATCGGGCTCTTCTCTCCCGGCGGCATCGTCGCCTCCTTCCCGACGACGGGTGCGGCCGGCGGGATGCTGCTCGAGGCGAACCGACTGCTCTCGGTCGACGACCCCGGCGACCTCGTGGCGCGCGCGGTCCCGTCTGGGGCGGTGACGGCCCGTGTCCCGGTGCCGACGGGCACCGGCGCGGTCCTCGGCGTCGACGGCGCCGACCGCCCGGTGACGTGGGACGCGACGCTGTTCCGGCTCGCCATCTGGGACGTGGCCGCGGGCCGGCAGGTCGCGGACGTGCCGCTGCCACCCGGCGTCGCGCCGCGGCCGGTCGCGGGCGGCCGGATCGAACTGGACGAGGGCGACGTCGCCTTCTCGATCCCGACCGACGCCGACCTGTGGCGGGTGCGCCTCTGCCAGACGCAGAACCGGGACTTCTCGGCGACCGAGCGCACCGAGCTGCCGTCCGGGACCTCCGAGGTGCGGCCGTGCTCCCTCGCCGATGAATAG
- a CDS encoding protein kinase domain-containing protein, whose protein sequence is MVGGEEFGPYRLQRLIGRGGMGEVFQAYDVGQDREVAVKRLLGHMADDPDFRKRFQRESRAAARLRNPHVVPIHTYGEIDGRLFIDMRLVNGCDLERLLLEEGRLAPERAVAIVGQVANALESAHHAGLVHRDVKPSNILLDRDFSDEDFVYLADFGITRASTGRSTSLTASHVVVGSLQYMAPEQFDGVSGPAVDIYSLGCVLFQCLTGVPPFEVDGLPSLMKAHTESAPPAPSERCREIPAGFDDVVARAMAKDPADRYASAAEFAKDARRVVLPHDPHPTGGTRVLDPPEPDTELADLPVSSSAPTEVTLRADGPGFPLRGAPTGAPEPAGPASADGRGGAAGGSGRRSLGVALLAVALVAAVLVAVGVIVANSGSEPTAGPGTAVPAPADDDRPTVAMSLAQATVAGTFPTNGPPETVAVSPDGRSAYLTITGEHPAVEVLDIESGQVLTDVPVPGPPYFIGLSPSGEDAYVTYYDRSQDQLVIGTMDTRLNELDGAIPTGQRADQGSALTWLFGFASSPVDPHLLYVPNMNASTVSVLDPEKKAPVAQIPVPASPHWVALTPDGKRAYVTNHVPGQITVIDTTTNSVTGTIPIGSGLAPHSIAVSPDGSLAEEVNYDGNSVTFIDTRTNTVEGTTPLPDGPQSIAFAPDGQHSYVVSEDAKAVSIVDNRTHQVTQTIPAGDDASMIAVTPDGTKAVVANKGANDVMILTVGQAPPAH, encoded by the coding sequence GTGGTCGGCGGCGAGGAGTTCGGGCCCTACCGGCTGCAGCGTCTCATCGGGCGCGGCGGCATGGGAGAGGTGTTCCAGGCCTATGACGTGGGACAGGACCGGGAGGTCGCGGTCAAGCGCCTGCTCGGGCACATGGCCGACGACCCGGACTTCCGGAAACGGTTTCAGCGTGAGTCGCGGGCAGCAGCCCGCCTGCGCAACCCGCACGTGGTGCCGATCCACACGTACGGCGAGATCGACGGACGTCTCTTCATCGACATGCGGCTGGTCAACGGTTGCGATCTCGAGCGGCTGTTGTTGGAGGAGGGGCGCCTCGCGCCGGAGCGAGCGGTGGCGATCGTCGGGCAGGTGGCCAATGCGCTCGAGTCGGCGCACCACGCGGGGCTCGTCCATCGGGACGTCAAGCCGTCGAACATCCTGTTGGACCGCGACTTCAGCGACGAGGACTTCGTCTACCTCGCCGACTTCGGGATCACCCGCGCCTCCACGGGGCGCTCCACCTCGCTGACGGCGAGCCACGTCGTGGTCGGCAGCCTCCAGTACATGGCGCCCGAGCAGTTCGACGGGGTCTCGGGGCCGGCTGTGGACATCTACTCGCTGGGCTGCGTGCTCTTCCAGTGCCTCACCGGGGTCCCGCCCTTCGAGGTCGACGGGTTGCCGTCGTTGATGAAGGCCCACACCGAGAGCGCCCCACCTGCTCCGTCGGAGCGGTGTCGTGAGATCCCCGCCGGTTTCGACGACGTTGTCGCCCGGGCGATGGCGAAGGACCCGGCCGACCGGTATGCCTCGGCCGCGGAGTTCGCCAAGGATGCGCGCCGGGTCGTGCTCCCCCACGATCCGCACCCGACGGGCGGCACGCGCGTGCTGGACCCGCCGGAGCCCGACACCGAGCTTGCCGATCTGCCCGTATCGTCGTCGGCGCCGACCGAGGTGACCCTGCGCGCCGACGGCCCCGGGTTCCCGCTCCGGGGCGCTCCGACAGGAGCCCCCGAGCCGGCCGGACCGGCGAGCGCCGACGGCCGTGGGGGCGCGGCCGGAGGGTCGGGGCGCCGTTCTCTCGGCGTGGCGCTCCTCGCGGTGGCTCTCGTGGCCGCCGTCCTCGTGGCCGTCGGCGTGATCGTGGCCAACTCCGGCTCCGAGCCGACCGCGGGCCCTGGCACCGCGGTCCCTGCCCCGGCCGACGACGACCGTCCGACCGTCGCGATGAGCCTCGCCCAGGCGACGGTGGCCGGCACCTTCCCCACCAACGGTCCGCCGGAGACGGTCGCGGTCTCGCCGGACGGCCGATCGGCCTACCTGACGATCACCGGCGAGCATCCCGCCGTCGAGGTCCTCGACATCGAGAGCGGGCAGGTACTCACTGATGTCCCCGTCCCCGGCCCGCCCTACTTCATCGGGCTCTCGCCGAGCGGCGAGGACGCCTACGTCACCTACTACGACCGCAGCCAGGACCAGCTCGTCATCGGGACGATGGACACCCGGCTCAACGAGCTCGACGGGGCGATCCCCACGGGTCAGCGTGCCGATCAGGGCTCCGCGTTGACCTGGCTCTTCGGCTTCGCGAGCTCGCCGGTCGACCCCCACCTGCTCTACGTGCCCAACATGAACGCCTCGACGGTGTCGGTGCTCGACCCCGAGAAGAAGGCCCCCGTCGCGCAGATTCCAGTGCCCGCGAGCCCCCACTGGGTGGCACTCACCCCGGACGGGAAGCGTGCCTACGTCACCAACCACGTACCGGGCCAGATCACGGTGATCGACACGACGACGAACAGCGTCACCGGGACGATCCCGATCGGGTCCGGCCTCGCCCCGCACAGCATCGCCGTCTCGCCGGACGGGTCGTTGGCGGAGGAGGTCAACTACGACGGCAACTCGGTCACGTTCATCGACACCCGGACCAACACCGTCGAAGGCACGACCCCGCTCCCGGACGGACCGCAGAGCATCGCGTTCGCTCCCGACGGACAGCACAGCTACGTGGTGAGTGAGGACGCCAAGGCCGTCAGCATCGTCGACAACCGGACCCACCAGGTGACGCAGACGATCCCGGCCGGGGACGATGCCTCCATGATCGCGGTGACCCCGGACGGGACGAAGGCGGTGGTGGCGAACAAGGGAGCCAACGACGTCATGATCCTCACGGTGGGGCAGGCGCCACCGGCGCACTGA
- a CDS encoding trypsin-like peptidase domain-containing protein has product MARIRAPGDTVVGAGVLLAPRLVATCAHVVGDALGYDDVPDLAPDAELEVDLPFAPDGPLRRATVWRWWPPASDGTGDVALLQLDAAVGVAVPSTRRVPEPWGRPFRTAGFPPGREDGVWAAGVLRREQGSGWIQLSGAEEIGPGFSGAPILDECGDAVIAMAVAADRGDGPARSAYAIPIARVLAQAPQLLVNPYRGLAAFDEAHREFFFGREDELARALQVLDRDGLVVLVGGSGAGKSSLLTAGVLPEARVRGLRPARVRLAGVASRPAVITAFAAALTEAVAPDPSGRTRAVRTPDAVERWTLRDWSRVLSARPGDRTVVAGAVGPVGIGDARAVASGRLFVAVDQFEDLAFSSPPAAHTALEVIGLLVALGVRVGVTARWATFDDLLDGRSAPVVQRALVGVLPLDRAHLRAAVAEPAARVPGPSFDPGLVARIVDDAGDEPGRLPLVAVLLAELWDAADDGRLTIEAYARVGTVQGALAAAAEREWTAIPVGRRARARALLLAMTRPTETGFVRRPLPLAPLAPGQRRVLEALAAARLVVISPGAAEDVAELAHQSLIDRWPRLQRWLQADDAFLRWRAGLQAGVAAWAPTHDRDVLLRGAALDVAAGWATERAGDLRAPEQEFIAAGLSRRRRERRLRRATLAVVVVLGVSAGSLLAAGLDAPGDGLCGTGSAISAPVAPAPP; this is encoded by the coding sequence GTGGCACGGATTCGAGCCCCGGGCGACACCGTTGTCGGCGCCGGGGTGCTGCTCGCGCCCCGCCTCGTGGCGACCTGCGCCCATGTGGTCGGCGACGCGCTCGGGTATGACGACGTGCCGGACCTGGCCCCCGACGCCGAGCTCGAGGTCGACCTGCCGTTCGCACCGGACGGGCCACTCCGCCGCGCCACGGTGTGGCGGTGGTGGCCGCCGGCATCGGACGGCACGGGAGACGTCGCTCTGCTGCAACTCGACGCGGCGGTCGGTGTGGCGGTCCCGTCGACCCGCCGCGTACCGGAACCCTGGGGTCGCCCCTTCCGTACCGCCGGGTTCCCGCCCGGCCGGGAGGACGGCGTCTGGGCGGCCGGGGTCCTGCGCCGGGAGCAGGGCAGCGGCTGGATCCAGCTGTCCGGGGCGGAGGAGATCGGGCCCGGGTTCAGCGGGGCACCGATCCTGGACGAGTGCGGCGACGCGGTGATCGCGATGGCGGTCGCCGCCGACCGGGGCGACGGGCCGGCGCGCTCCGCCTACGCGATCCCGATCGCCCGGGTGCTCGCCCAGGCGCCGCAGCTGCTCGTGAACCCCTACCGCGGACTCGCCGCCTTCGACGAGGCCCACCGCGAGTTCTTCTTCGGCCGCGAGGACGAGCTCGCCCGCGCCCTCCAGGTCCTCGACCGCGACGGGCTCGTGGTGCTCGTCGGCGGCTCCGGGGCGGGCAAGTCGTCGCTGCTCACCGCCGGGGTGCTGCCCGAGGCGCGTGTGCGCGGCCTGCGGCCGGCCCGGGTCCGCCTCGCCGGGGTCGCCTCCCGACCCGCCGTCATCACCGCGTTCGCGGCCGCTCTCACCGAGGCCGTCGCACCCGACCCGTCCGGCCGGACCCGCGCGGTCCGCACCCCGGATGCGGTCGAGAGGTGGACGCTGCGCGACTGGTCGCGTGTGCTCTCGGCACGGCCGGGCGACCGCACCGTGGTCGCCGGCGCCGTCGGACCCGTCGGCATCGGGGACGCCCGCGCGGTCGCGAGCGGTCGCCTCTTCGTGGCCGTCGACCAGTTCGAGGACCTCGCCTTCTCCTCTCCCCCGGCCGCGCACACCGCGCTCGAGGTGATCGGACTACTCGTCGCGCTCGGTGTCCGGGTGGGGGTCACGGCGCGGTGGGCGACGTTCGACGACCTCCTCGACGGTCGCAGCGCGCCGGTCGTGCAGCGAGCCCTCGTGGGGGTCCTCCCCCTCGACCGTGCCCACCTCCGGGCCGCGGTCGCCGAGCCGGCGGCGCGGGTTCCCGGCCCGTCCTTCGATCCGGGCCTTGTCGCACGGATCGTCGATGACGCCGGCGACGAGCCCGGTCGACTCCCTCTCGTCGCGGTGCTCCTCGCGGAACTCTGGGATGCCGCGGACGACGGACGACTGACGATCGAGGCCTACGCCCGAGTGGGGACCGTGCAGGGCGCGCTCGCTGCGGCCGCCGAGCGGGAGTGGACCGCGATCCCCGTCGGTAGGCGTGCACGAGCTCGTGCCCTGCTGCTCGCGATGACGCGACCCACGGAGACCGGGTTCGTGCGGCGACCGCTCCCCCTCGCTCCGCTCGCCCCCGGGCAGCGCCGTGTCCTCGAGGCCCTCGCCGCAGCGCGCCTCGTCGTCATCAGCCCGGGCGCGGCCGAGGACGTCGCGGAGCTGGCGCATCAGTCCCTGATCGACCGGTGGCCCCGGCTGCAGCGCTGGCTGCAGGCGGACGACGCGTTCCTCCGCTGGCGGGCGGGGTTGCAGGCCGGCGTCGCGGCGTGGGCTCCCACCCACGACCGCGACGTCCTGCTGCGTGGCGCCGCCCTCGACGTCGCTGCGGGCTGGGCGACAGAACGGGCGGGCGACCTCCGAGCGCCCGAGCAGGAGTTCATCGCGGCCGGACTGTCCCGTCGGCGGCGCGAGCGCCGCCTGCGTCGGGCGACGCTCGCCGTCGTGGTCGTCCTCGGGGTATCGGCCGGGTCCCTGCTCGCGGCCGGTCTGGATGCACCCGGCGACGGCCTGTGCGGGACCGGATCCGCGATCAGTGCGCCGGTGGCGCCTGCCCCACCGTGA
- a CDS encoding RNA polymerase sigma factor yields MSVVDLRVVPRPRADWLAVSLRRFDSRWTPSLGTRAVDERYRTGLQRISADDARVRLTALLRTYRAERGRLHAVARQLLGAHADLAEDLVQEVMRKVCQNPPTMREPGKEAPFLFQAVRNEAVTVGTRAGRERHRRGPDDQAVARLADRAAGVEDPVVFHLVLTRALAALSPRERALVELVDVRGMTIKDAAAELGIALGTAKNYRFVALRRLRADPDLADLHHAA; encoded by the coding sequence ATGAGCGTCGTCGACCTGAGAGTCGTCCCCCGCCCGCGCGCCGACTGGCTCGCCGTCTCGCTGCGCCGTTTCGACTCCCGGTGGACACCGTCGCTCGGGACCCGAGCGGTCGACGAGAGGTACCGGACCGGGCTCCAGCGCATATCGGCCGACGACGCGCGAGTACGGCTCACCGCCCTCCTCCGCACCTACCGCGCGGAGCGGGGCCGTCTGCACGCCGTCGCCCGCCAGCTCCTCGGCGCCCACGCCGACCTCGCGGAGGACCTCGTGCAGGAGGTCATGCGCAAGGTGTGTCAGAACCCGCCCACCATGCGGGAGCCGGGCAAGGAGGCTCCGTTCCTGTTCCAGGCGGTCCGGAACGAGGCCGTCACCGTCGGCACCCGAGCCGGCCGCGAGCGTCATCGACGTGGTCCGGACGACCAGGCCGTCGCCCGACTCGCCGATCGTGCCGCGGGCGTCGAGGACCCGGTCGTGTTCCACCTCGTTCTCACGCGGGCGCTCGCGGCCCTCTCCCCCCGCGAACGGGCGCTGGTCGAACTGGTCGACGTCCGGGGCATGACGATCAAGGACGCTGCCGCCGAGCTCGGTATCGCGCTCGGCACCGCCAAGAACTACCGCTTCGTGGCCCTGCGGCGCCTTCGGGCCGATCCGGACCTCGCCGATCTGCACCACGCGGCGTAG
- a CDS encoding ATP-binding cassette domain-containing protein, whose translation MRARTARISIGRDERNDVVVEDLLASRRHAELLRRGDRWLLVDLGSANGTFVNGRRVRTRAIGPGDVVAIGHVLLHLEDDRLVERLDVGSVGFRAAGLTVRTGVGVPLLDDVGFSLAPRSLLAVVGPSGAGKSTLLRALTGFRPADEGRVEYAGRDLYADYEELRARIGLVPQDDILHPQLTVRRALDYAAELRFPADVSRMERARRVAEVIAELDLVEQAGRTIRSLSGGQRKRTSVALELLTRPSLLFLDEPTSGLDPGLDKSVMRTLRGLADDGRTVVVVTHSVANLDQCDRLLLLAPGGKVAYFGPPAEAPTHFGCTDLADVFLALQERPHDDWSGRFRRSRLWAQYVWSGEYPLPSRPTAVPAVPAAALSPARQVSVLCRRYLAVIAADRQYLAFTAVLPLVLSLLAHALPGDSGLSIARQMQGVRGAPNTVWLVLVVGATLMGTAAAIRELVKEREIYRRERAIGLTRGAYLISKLVVLGTIVGLQAVVLGVVGTAGRPAPDAAVLLGSSTTEVVIALVAVSVASVTLGLLASALIDNADRGMPLLVLLAMLQFVLSGALVQIGDRPVLAELAWLVPARWGFAAGAATIGLPTGPDTFYPSVDPLWEHTTGAWLLDLTMLGVLTAGCVIGTWRLLCRLDPIRRRTASTSTPPFYRRRRLQA comes from the coding sequence GTGCGGGCTCGTACCGCGCGGATCTCGATCGGACGCGACGAGCGCAACGACGTGGTGGTCGAGGATCTCCTGGCATCACGGCGCCACGCCGAGCTCCTTCGTCGTGGCGATCGCTGGCTCCTCGTCGATCTCGGCTCGGCGAACGGGACCTTCGTCAACGGGCGGCGGGTGCGCACCCGGGCGATCGGGCCCGGCGACGTGGTCGCGATCGGACACGTACTGCTCCATCTCGAGGACGACCGGTTGGTCGAGCGGCTCGACGTCGGATCGGTCGGCTTCCGAGCCGCGGGACTCACGGTCCGGACGGGCGTCGGCGTCCCCCTGCTCGACGACGTCGGGTTCTCCCTCGCACCGCGGTCGCTGCTCGCCGTGGTCGGACCGAGCGGCGCGGGGAAGTCGACCCTGCTCCGCGCCCTCACCGGATTCCGCCCGGCCGACGAGGGTCGCGTCGAGTATGCGGGCCGTGATCTCTACGCCGACTACGAGGAACTGCGGGCGCGGATCGGGCTGGTCCCGCAGGACGACATCCTGCATCCGCAGCTCACGGTGCGGCGGGCTCTCGACTACGCCGCCGAGCTGCGCTTCCCCGCCGACGTGTCGCGCATGGAGCGGGCGAGGCGGGTGGCGGAGGTGATCGCCGAGCTCGATCTCGTCGAGCAGGCGGGCCGGACCATCCGCAGCCTCTCGGGCGGGCAGCGCAAGCGGACGTCGGTCGCGCTCGAGCTGCTCACCCGGCCCTCCCTGCTCTTCCTGGACGAACCGACCTCCGGACTGGATCCGGGTCTGGACAAGTCGGTGATGCGGACGCTGCGCGGACTCGCCGACGACGGCCGCACGGTCGTCGTCGTCACCCACAGCGTCGCCAACCTGGACCAGTGCGACCGGCTCCTCCTGCTCGCCCCCGGCGGCAAGGTGGCGTATTTCGGACCGCCGGCGGAGGCGCCGACCCACTTCGGGTGCACCGACCTCGCTGACGTCTTCCTCGCCCTGCAGGAGCGTCCGCACGACGACTGGTCCGGCCGCTTCCGGCGGTCACGGCTCTGGGCGCAGTACGTCTGGTCGGGGGAGTACCCCCTGCCGTCGCGGCCGACCGCCGTGCCCGCCGTGCCTGCGGCCGCGCTGTCGCCGGCCCGACAGGTCTCGGTGCTCTGCCGTCGGTATCTCGCGGTGATCGCCGCCGACCGGCAGTACCTGGCGTTCACGGCAGTACTGCCCCTGGTGCTGAGCCTGCTCGCACACGCACTGCCAGGCGACAGCGGGCTCTCGATCGCTCGCCAGATGCAGGGCGTCCGCGGCGCCCCGAACACGGTCTGGTTGGTGCTGGTGGTCGGAGCGACGTTGATGGGCACCGCCGCCGCGATCCGGGAACTGGTGAAGGAGCGCGAGATCTACCGGCGGGAACGGGCGATCGGACTGACACGCGGCGCGTACCTGATCTCGAAGCTCGTCGTGCTGGGAACGATCGTCGGCCTCCAGGCGGTGGTGCTCGGAGTCGTCGGCACCGCCGGTCGACCTGCACCGGATGCGGCGGTCCTGCTCGGATCCTCCACCACTGAGGTGGTGATCGCGCTGGTTGCGGTGTCGGTGGCCAGCGTGACGCTCGGACTCCTCGCCTCCGCGCTCATCGACAACGCCGACCGCGGCATGCCGCTGCTCGTCCTGCTCGCGATGCTGCAGTTCGTCCTGTCCGGCGCCCTCGTCCAGATCGGAGACCGACCGGTCCTCGCCGAGCTCGCCTGGCTGGTGCCTGCTCGCTGGGGCTTTGCGGCCGGTGCCGCCACGATCGGTCTGCCGACCGGGCCGGACACCTTCTACCCCTCCGTGGATCCCCTGTGGGAGCACACGACAGGTGCATGGCTCCTCGATCTCACCATGCTCGGGGTCCTGACCGCCGGATGCGTCATCGGCACGTGGCGGCTCCTGTGCCGTCTCGATCCGATTCGCAGGAGAACTGCCTCCACATCGACCCCACCTTTCTACCGTCGGCGTCGTCTCCAGGCGTGA